The stretch of DNA TAATTTTGGCACGACCTATAAGCAGCAAAAAATTATGAGCGAAGTTGAGAGCTTTTTTAAGTCCGCGTTTTCGGTTGACAATGTTATTTTTGGTTTTGACGGCGGTGATTTGAAAATCCTGCTCATCCAGCGTGGCGCGGCACCCTACCGGGGCAAATGGGCACTTCCCGGCGATTTGGTTTATCCCAATGAAGATTTGGACACCGCTGCCGAGCGCGTGCTCGAACAGCTGACGGGCCTGCGTGGCGTATATCTGGAACAAGTGCGCACGTTCGGCGCCGTGGACCGCCACCCTTTGGGGCGCGTCATCACGATTGCCTATTTTTCATTGATAAAAATCAGCGACTACACCGTCACGCCTGCCTCCTTTGCGCAATCGGCCAAGTGGCATTCGGTATCGAAAGTAGGCGAGCTGGCTTTTGACCACAACGAGATCCTCGACAGTTGTCTGAAACGGCTGAAACGCAAGGTGCGAATGGCTCCCATCGGTTTTGAGCTGCTGCCACCCAAGTTTACCCTGACGGAGTTGCAGCTACTCTACGAGGCTATTCTCGCGCCACCCAAAGGCATTGACAAGCGTAATTTTCGCAAAAAAATACTTTCTACCAATCTGTTGCACGACCTCAATGAGGTACAGGAGGGCGTGGCGCACCGCCCCGCGAAACTGTATCAGTTTGACAAAGACAAATACGAACAGTTGGTAGCGGTGGGTTACAGCTTCGATATTTGATTGCTGCTCATCATTGCCGCACCAACACCTTCGCCACACCGCGCCGCCCCTCGGCTACCACTTCGACAAAGTAGATGCCTGGCTGCCAATGCCCCACGGAGAGCTGCAAACTCCCGCTAAAGGATTCCCCTTGCGCCACCAACTGACCCAGCGCGTTGAAAGATTGCCAGCGGGCCGGCGCTTCTGAGGGAATCAATATCAGCACCCAATCTCGGGCAGGGTTGGGACTTACGGAAAGCGGTAGCGAAGCGGCGGGTTCCTTGGCGCTCACGGGCACCTCGCAGTCCGCCATGACAGTTTTGTAAAGACTCAAGCCGCCGCGCTGGTTGCCTACCACCATTTCCAAAATACCGTCGCCGTCGAGGTCTGCGAACGCGGGGCAGCTGCGGTTGCCCTCATCCACATTGCCCCAAGTCAGAGAGATGAGCGTGTATGGAGAAGCGGTGGCTGTGATGTCGCTGTAAGCCTCCAATTGGCCTTTGATGCCACCCGTGACCAATCGAAGCCCTTCGGGTGTCTGAAAGAAGGCGGGGGCGCTGTAGCCTGGCGCGCCGGGGAAAAGGTCGGTGTCAATGTTCCCGATTTTCTGAATCGTGGGCAGGCTGTTGAAAAGAGGGGTGGTCGGGGTGCCGATGTTTTTGAAAAAATTGATGTTTCCCTGAAACTCGCCCATCACCACATCTTGCAACCCATCGCCGTCGAGGTCCACAATGGCGGGCGTGGAGGAAGTGCCCACATACATGGAGACCCACATAGGGTTGAAATCCTGTTGGAATGTCATGGGGTTGTTCGGGCCAGCGGTGTTGCGAAAACAATAGAGCGCGCCGCCCACGCTGCCCACCAAAAGGTCGAGGTCGCCGTCGCCGTCGAGGTCGCCAAAAGCAGGCGCGAAATCGTAGTCGTTTGGGGTATATTGCGACAGTCCGAGCCAATCCTCGTCGGCCAGCATGAATCGAGGCTCGCTGGGGGTCCCGATGTTCAGGAAAAGATAGAGCCGGCCATTGTTGAAGTTGCTGGGTGGCGTGAAAAAGCCGTTGTTGCCCACCACCAAATCGAGCAATCCGTTGCCATCCACATCGGCGATGGCCGGGTGAGTTGAGGAGCCTACATCTATCATGTTTTCCACAAACAGGTTTTTTGTTTGCAGCTCGAACTGGTGGCCCGTGTTTGCCGTGTTTTTGTAAAACCACACACAGTTGCGGTCTTCTCCCACGGTGGGATTGTTGGGCGACACGATGAGGTCTTTTTTCCCGTCATTGTCAATGTCGAGATAAAACGCTGCGGGAAACTTGGGCAAATTGACTGGCGTGTTGAACGAGGGAAAAAGCGTGTCCTGCGAGGTCATCCATGCTTTCTCGGCAGTGCCGCCGTTGTAGATGAACCCAAGACAATCGTTGGTGATGTTGCCCCAAATCAAATCTTTGACGCCATTGCCATCGTGGTCGTAAGTGAGCACGGTCGCACCGGGGTGTCGCTGCTCGCGGTCGTCCGCCTGAAGGCCAAAGCCATTGGAGCAGGGCGCACACGAGTCGGGGTGGCAGCTGAGCACGGCGCGGCATCCGCTGAACCCATCTTCGTAAAAGCGCCCCCAACAATTGTCCACCAGCCTGAATTTCAGGCTGTCAAGCCCATAACCCATCTCCACCGATTCATTGCGCAGGTACCAAAGATGCGTCGTGTTGCCTGCCGCAAACGTCACGATGTCCAAATCTCCGTCGCCGTCAATGTCGTCAATGGAAGGCACATCGGAGCTCGCCACCGAAAGATTGCTCCAGTTGCCCACGCCCGAAAGGCTGGGGTACCAGATATGCAAGGGATTGCAGAAATTGCAACCCGGATAATAGAAAGAAACTGGCTTGAATTTCAACACATTGTTTTCATAATAGCCTTGAAAAACCTGCATCTCCTGCGAGCCGTCTTGCAAGGCAGCGCAGAAAATATCCATAGCGCCATCCTTGTTGAAATCGCGCATGACCATGTAATTCACCACTTTTGGGAAAAAACAGGCATATTGCCAGACATATTCATAGCTCGGCTCGCCGGGTATGCCGCGATTGATGAACGTCAGCACCACATTGCCCCCACGGTCGAAAATGACCAAGTCCTGAATGCCATCGTTGTTCAAATCTGCCACGTTGAACTGCGGATTGTTCAGCCCACCCGTGAACGGATAGGCCAGTTCGACACCATCTTTAAAGACAGGCGCGGTGATGCGTTGGAACATTTGCATTTGGGCAATAGCAGTCGCGCAATAAGACAGCACGAGGGTAAAAAGCAGGGTGTAGCGCATATTGAAAGGTGGTTTAAAAAAAGTCATGTCGCAAACCTATGCCGAATCAGGCAAGCCAATGGGCGATAAGTGAAGGAGCGTCAAGGGCTGGCGAAAAATCGAGCGGCGCCCCCGACGGCAAGGCGTTATTTTGCTTTCAAAATGGCCTCCATGTCGCGCAAGAGTTTTTTGCCCCCAGCCGAGAATTTGGAAGTGTACTGTGAGTTGGATTTTTCCAACATGATGAAGGAAAAGTTGTCGGCCAGCACCTCATCGGGGTGAATGATGTAGCCCGTGTTGTCTTTGATTTGATTGAAAAAATCGGGCAGCTCATTCAATTTCAAGGTACTGCTAAAGCCATCGGCCTGCGTCACGACATTCCAAACGCCGTCGCCGTTCGATTTTATTTCAAACAAATTGAACTCCAGATAACCGAAAAACTCGCGCTGTCCCTCCTTCGCGCCCACATTTTTTGCATAGATAATCGGGATGGCCTGAATGGTCGTGTTCTCCGCCGTCGCCAACGCGATTTTTTGCGCAAAATCAGCGCCGTCAGGATTGTAGAGCACCCGCTCGGCCAGCGCCGCAGGAAGACGCAGGTTCGACAAGCCGATGCCTTCAAAACCGATGAGCCGATAGAGTTGG from Saprospiraceae bacterium encodes:
- a CDS encoding NUDIX hydrolase, which encodes MSEVESFFKSAFSVDNVIFGFDGGDLKILLIQRGAAPYRGKWALPGDLVYPNEDLDTAAERVLEQLTGLRGVYLEQVRTFGAVDRHPLGRVITIAYFSLIKISDYTVTPASFAQSAKWHSVSKVGELAFDHNEILDSCLKRLKRKVRMAPIGFELLPPKFTLTELQLLYEAILAPPKGIDKRNFRKKILSTNLLHDLNEVQEGVAHRPAKLYQFDKDKYEQLVAVGYSFDI
- a CDS encoding T9SS type A sorting domain-containing protein, which translates into the protein MRYTLLFTLVLSYCATAIAQMQMFQRITAPVFKDGVELAYPFTGGLNNPQFNVADLNNDGIQDLVIFDRGGNVVLTFINRGIPGEPSYEYVWQYACFFPKVVNYMVMRDFNKDGAMDIFCAALQDGSQEMQVFQGYYENNVLKFKPVSFYYPGCNFCNPLHIWYPSLSGVGNWSNLSVASSDVPSIDDIDGDGDLDIVTFAAGNTTHLWYLRNESVEMGYGLDSLKFRLVDNCWGRFYEDGFSGCRAVLSCHPDSCAPCSNGFGLQADDREQRHPGATVLTYDHDGNGVKDLIWGNITNDCLGFIYNGGTAEKAWMTSQDTLFPSFNTPVNLPKFPAAFYLDIDNDGKKDLIVSPNNPTVGEDRNCVWFYKNTANTGHQFELQTKNLFVENMIDVGSSTHPAIADVDGNGLLDLVVGNNGFFTPPSNFNNGRLYLFLNIGTPSEPRFMLADEDWLGLSQYTPNDYDFAPAFGDLDGDGDLDLLVGSVGGALYCFRNTAGPNNPMTFQQDFNPMWVSMYVGTSSTPAIVDLDGDGLQDVVMGEFQGNINFFKNIGTPTTPLFNSLPTIQKIGNIDTDLFPGAPGYSAPAFFQTPEGLRLVTGGIKGQLEAYSDITATASPYTLISLTWGNVDEGNRSCPAFADLDGDGILEMVVGNQRGGLSLYKTVMADCEVPVSAKEPAASLPLSVSPNPARDWVLILIPSEAPARWQSFNALGQLVAQGESFSGSLQLSVGHWQPGIYFVEVVAEGRRGVAKVLVRQ